The Juglans regia cultivar Chandler chromosome 1, Walnut 2.0, whole genome shotgun sequence nucleotide sequence atggagTATTTTCTTCTTAGGTTTATCTAAAAGTTGGACAATTGAGGCTAATATCTGATCCTATTGCTTCTTTTAGCATCTGCACTGAAAGTATTTGCAATTGGGGCCTCTATGCTGAGTTCAGTGTTACATATATTaaggggatgcttggggaatgagatgagataagaattttgtgaatagtagtgaaatagtttgagtaaagattttattgagttttgggaaaggagagacaagaagttaaataaaaaatattataaagttaaaatattgttagaatataattttttaatgttattcttgttttgaaatttgaaaaagtagtattattttttgtgttttgtttggaagtttgggaaagttgtaatgattagataatgattagatgaaaaagctgaagatttgaaatgaaaaagtaTGTccttgagtgatgtttgggaagaaaatcatgagaaattttgagatgaggtgagatgtgtttcccaaacatgccctaagaAGATCTGAAATGATCTAGAGAATGACATTTCCAATTTAGGAAGTTGAATTTATGCTAAAGTAGTACTTTGTATTACAGGTTATCCAGATGAACATACAAGAAGATATTCGTAAGCAGATTGTGCAGGAgctgaaaataaatcaagcatCTCAATTTTCAAATGTTGTAGTTTGCTACCATTCTTTCTATCACAATGGAGCCATTTCTCTTGTGTTAGAATATATGGATCGTGGGTCTCTGGCAGATGTGATCAGACAAGTCAAAACAATTCTTGAACCATATCTTGCAGTTGTTTGTAAGCAGGTCTGTGAGCTAGtttcttttggattttaatattaaactaagATTAAGTCTGCAAAGTTTGAAGAAAGTCTTGTCATATGGCTAAACATATGTTTGTAACTCAGGTTTTACAAGGTCTTGTGTACTTGCACCATGAAAGACATGTAATCCATAGGGACATTAAACCATCCAATTTGCTGGTAAACCACAAAGGGGAGGTGAAGATTACAGATTTTGGAGTGAGTGCGGTTCTAGCTAGCTCTATGGGTCAAAGGGATACGTTTGTTGGAACTTATAACTACATGTCGGTAAGTGTAGTTTCTTACCTTCTATATCACTTCAAACACTGGGTTGGTACAACTTTTTTCTGTTGCAGTTTCTTGCTTTAGTGCTCAAAAAAACTTTTGTTATTTCTAGCCATTATGTAGATCATTCTGATGgtaatttattaacaaaaaaagaaaaggcataTCCTGATGcttctctttaatttatttttagccGGAGAGAATTAGTGGGAGTACTTATGATTACAGCAGTGATATTTGGAGTTTGGGCATGGTAATACTTGAGTGTGCAATTGGACGCTTCCCTTATATGCAATCTGAAGATCAGCAAACCTGGCCAAGCTTCTATGAGCTTTTGGAAGCAATAGTGGAAAGGCCACCACCTTCTGCTCCAGCAGATCAGTTCTCCCCAGAGTTCTGTTCATTTGTCTCAGCCTGGTAATAATATGTTCTCATGTCACATTCTATGTTATGTTTTTGAAGTCTCAACTTTGTTTTATCTGAACTTTTGAATTTTGGACTACCGGCCATTTCAGTGTGTATGTACTTTTGATGCCTGCATGATGCAGAACACAGTTCATAATCTCATAGCTCAAACCTTCCCTTAACTTAGGTTTTTTAAGCCCAAGTCCCAAGTTGTGTAAGGTAAGTTGATGTTTGTTTTGTGTAGTTTGATTCCAGCAGGTTATCCTACAAATGATGTAAACTTGATAGGCTGTGGGTGTTCTCTAGTAGTTgatttaattgaattatatatatatatatatatataaaagagatgTCGATGGTGGTGAtagccacttttttttttatagtttagcCTAATTGGTATTGCATTGAAGTCTTAGAGAAT carries:
- the LOC109018692 gene encoding mitogen-activated protein kinase kinase 6, which encodes MKTMTPLKQLKLSVPAQETPITSFLTASGTFHDGDLLLNQKGLRLISEEKEPRPSDSKELDCEFSSEDLETIKVIGKGSGGVVQLVRHKWVGKLFALKVIQMNIQEDIRKQIVQELKINQASQFSNVVVCYHSFYHNGAISLVLEYMDRGSLADVIRQVKTILEPYLAVVCKQVLQGLVYLHHERHVIHRDIKPSNLLVNHKGEVKITDFGVSAVLASSMGQRDTFVGTYNYMSPERISGSTYDYSSDIWSLGMVILECAIGRFPYMQSEDQQTWPSFYELLEAIVERPPPSAPADQFSPEFCSFVSACIQKNPRDRSSSLDLLSHPFIKKFEDKDIDLGILVGSLEPPVSFSH